Proteins from one Plasmodium gaboni strain SY75 chromosome 4, whole genome shotgun sequence genomic window:
- a CDS encoding hypothetical protein (conserved Plasmodium protein, unknown function), translating to MPIPSTYLPLYSYQNFFRKNVEPKYSLNPFANMEILRNISQNNTHQCSAFNTDFNYDNYSCLNVNKNNSLNIPYTMERYKTNSSCHYNTNYVPMTNGSNNNMENVVNVSNVVNYKLFAEDSIKKGRCMSTFTSTTSKSVNDISHINNEKKKKQKKERKYNIPCSIYIERCRRVLIFDLDDTLIPTCWIRSYLYSKHRINYQKKTLSELKRDIRLNKNCNIEFTLCSLMHLAISLCHTVCIVTNARSDKWINTVKWLFPSFSKFLDKLQIPIIRTDQRNDPSSIKVFEYFRFWMDAKKKKFDQIMKQHCSIYNEYITNNINFISVGDTRFEEVATYELHLNNKNLIKKAFNIRVQSGLCLESFVAQLKLIQVALSIITKGSYDFRYLALSSSVQIKMFS from the exons ATGCCTATACCATCCACTTATTTACCCTTGTATAGCTATCAGAACttttttagaaaaaatGTTGAACCGAAATATAGTTTAAATCCCTTTGCCAATATGGAAATCTTAAGAAACATTTCTCAGAACAACACACATCAGTGTTCAGCATTTAATACAGACTttaattatgataattattcTTGTTTAAATGTGAATAAGAATAATTCATTAAATATTCCATATACAATGGAAAGATATAAAACCAATAGTTCGTGTCATTATAATACGAATTATGTACCTATGACAAATggtagtaataataatatggaaaatGTTGTAAATGTTTCAAATGTTgttaattataaattatttgcAGAAGATAGTATAAAGAAAGGACGTTGTATGAGTACCTTTACATCTACAACATCAAAAAGTGTAAATGATATAtcacatataaataatgaaaaaaaaaagaaacaaaaaaaagaaagaaaatataatataccatgtagtatatatatagaaagGTGTAGACGAgttttaatttttgatTTGGATGATACATTAATACCTACATGTTGGATAAgatcatatttatattcaaaacatagaataaattatcaaaaaaaaacacTCAGTGAATTAAAAAGAGATATAAgattaaataaaaattgtaaTATAGAATTTACATTATGTTCTCTTATGCATTTAGCTATTTCTTTATGTCACACTGTGTGTATAGTAACAAATGCAAGAAGTGACAAGTGGATTAATACTGTTAAATGGTTGTTTCCTAGTTTTTCAAAATTTCTTGACAAATTACAAATACCTATTATAAGAACAGACCAACGTAATGACCCATCATCAATTAAAGTTTTTGAGTATTTTCGTTTCTGGATGGATGCAAAG AAGAAAAAGTTTGATCAGATTATGAAACAACATTGCAGTATTTATAACGAATATATTACAAACAATATAAACTTTATATCTGTAGGGGATACACGTTTTGAAGAAGTGGCAAcatat GAGTTgcatttaaataataagaatttaataaaaaaggCCTTTAATATTAGGGTTCAATCTGGGTTATGTCTGGAAAGTTTTGTAGCT CAATTAAAACTTATACAAGTTGCATTGTCTATTATTACCAAGGGCTCATATGATTTCAGATATTTGGCATTATCGTCTTCCGTCCAAattaaaat GTTCTCATAG
- a CDS encoding hypothetical protein (conserved Plasmodium protein, unknown function), translating to MEKKKKKHNIKKKDVAKEKKKNDKLNNVLKEKKPAKAPTILRWIDLLRSMKLKQLKKSIDEELNNYEINKNINDKLLLFLNEDLEEKQVLEKIEELKNSKMYTLVEMHTQNMNKLQEHFEEDIKKMFQTFEEDRKLLIQNRDSIVHNINLFYSRVEERDKLRKENLEKDENHTMNEIYKNYIAEKYIANYKYEKYYEEDKKIFDNMLIENKKILNEEYENYNIIEKKYEKNKKCLLSKEKEVHELEIKIDNWKIKLENEMKIYDIQTERLKNEKTQLLNHIRAIKLILQKLKHNDKQRLIDITTHSIKCINKLEENIALANKLINMDNLCRKFESEREKLMASINISTTKREEDDLILEKKNEQAVNEMNKNVYQAYLLEPFFKRKNKALLDIILLKKELKELKKKNKQYNKILDELDNKLSFNKKVKIKKEDFVIRAS from the exons atggaaaagaagaaaaaaaaacataatattaagAAGAAGGATGTGGcaaaagaaaagaaaaagaatgACAAATTAAAT AATGTGTTGAAGGAAAAGAAACCTGCAAAGGCTCCAACAATTCTGAGATGGATAGATCTTCTGAGAAGCATGaag TTGAAACAGCTAAAAAAGAGTATAGACGAAGAACTAAACAACTAcgaaataaataaaaacatcAACGACAAgttacttttatttttaaacGAAGACTTAGAAGAAAAACAAGTTCTAGAAAAAATAGAGGAACTAAAGAATAGTAAAATGTATACACTAGTAGAGATGCATACCCAgaatatgaataaattaCAAGAACATTTTGAAGaggatataaaaaaaatgtttcAAACGTTTGAAGAAGACAGAAAACTATTGATACAAAATAGGGATAGCATAgtacataatattaatttattttatagTCGT GTCGAAGAAAGAGATAAACtaagaaaagaaaatcTTGAAAAAGATGAGAACCATACCATgaatgaaatatataaaaattatatagctgagaaatatattgctaattataaatatgaaaaatattatgaagaggataaaaaaatatttgataatatgctaattgaaaataagaagatattaaatgaagaatatgaaaattataacataattgaaaagaaatatgagaaaaataaaaaatgtcTTCTATCAAAAGAAAAGGAA GTTCATGAGTTGGAAATAAAAATCGATAACTGGAAAATCAAACTGGAGAATGAAATGAag ataTACGATATACAAACAGAAAGATTGAAGAATGAAAAAACCCAGCTGCTTAATCATATAAGGGCTATTAAGCTTATACTACAAAAGTTAAA ACATAATGACAAACAAAGGTTAATCGACATAACAACACACTcaataaaatgtataaataagcttgaagaaaatatagCCCTTGCCAATAAATTGATAAACATGGATAACTTATGCAg AAAGTTTGAAAGTGAAAGGGAAAAACTCATGGCTTCTATTAACATAAGCACTACAAAAAGAGAAGAAGATGATCTTATTCttgaaaagaaaaatgaaCAAGCCGTT aatgagatgaataaaaatgtgTACCAAGCTTATTTGCTTGAACCCTTTttcaaaagaaaaaacaaGGCCCTTCTAgatat AAtcttattaaaaaaagagttgaaagaattaaaaaaaaaaaataagcAGTACAATAAAATCCTGGACGAACttgataataaattaagttttaataagaaagtaaaaattaaaaaggaAGATTTTGTCATAAGAGCATCCtaa
- a CDS encoding hypothetical protein (conserved Plasmodium protein, unknown function) has translation MKCRPVDTIFEASSFNKSKRNKLEFYDEKLNEFFENGIINYSLLEIVGECGTGKTQLALTICADELLNIYERRKKEKKKKNEQYNHDDIKRDIVFYIYANRTFPIHRLIEIIEAKIKKKENSFEYYKNKKEDHVNKYQSNNVECKENIINSHNITHNERDPLDNYELKENEYMIKKNIVKSVLKNLYIYKINDEKDFFCLFEKDIFYILKYYNISILVIDSLNYIFRGMEEKFDNNKKKQFFIQISLLLKKISYEHNFFVFLINSTNNKKDYLDFSYDTTNTMIHSSCSNTVIYLKKIKSYNSIRRTMSIKYSEFLVKYKSINFQITHEGFHISG, from the exons atgAAGTGTAGACCAGTTGACACAATATTTGAAGcttcttcatttaataaaagtaaaag AAACAAACTCGAATTTtatgatgaaaaattaaacgAGTTCTTTGAAAATGGTATCATAAATTATAGTCTTCTAGAAATCGTAGGAGAATGTGGAACTGGAAAAACCCAACTGGCTCTTACGATATGCGCAGATGAacttttaaatatttatgaacgaagaaaaaaagaaaaaaaaaaaaaaaatgaacaatataatcatgatgatataaaaagggatattgttttttatatatatgcaaaCAGGACATTTCCTATACATAGATTAATTGAAATTATTGAAGccaaaataaaaaaaaaagaaaattcttttgaatattataaaaataaaaaggaagaTCATGTTAATAAATACCAATCGAATAATGTTGAGtgtaaagaaaatataataaattctCACAACATTACACATAATGAAAGAGACCCGTTAGATAATTatgaattaaaagaaaatgaatacatgataaaaaaaaatattgtaaaaagtgttttaaaaaatttatatatttataaaataaatgatgagaaagattttttttgtttatttgaaaaagatatcttttatattttaaaatattacaatatTTCTATTCTAGTCATTGATTCActtaattatatatttcgTGGTATGGAAGAGAAATTcgataataataaaaagaaacaattttttattcaaatatccttacttttaaaaaaaatttcttaTGAACATAATTTCtttgtatttttaattaatagTACTAACAATAAGAAGGATTATCTTGACTTTTCATATGACACAACTAATACTATGATACATTCTTCCTGCTCAAATACTGTCATATatcttaaaaaaataaaatccTATAATTCTATTAGAAGAACTATGagtataaaatattcagAATTCTTGGTCAAATATAAGTCGATCAATTTTCAAATAACCCACGAGGGTTTTCACATAAGCGGatag
- a CDS encoding putative RNA-binding protein NOB1 has translation MEKKKKYILDSNSLIKFKDFLFYKYDCYITEGVIKEIKDENSKKKLMNILPLLKIEKPEEVDINFIRYFSKLTGDLNSLSSVDIEVIALTYMLHRKYGDVTKLRATPLETIYKYDDVEYEYVKNVNKNDKKKKKKKNNKINEIHFDDHDKEKETDDEKETDDEKETDDEKETYNEKGNDDEKETYDEKETDDKKETDDEKETYDEKKTNDEKEHENIKREDHNTIQNGEGELLKEKEIYKEKLLQVCNDNNMSDDNNHVDKNEINYFEHDKCSHGDDNTSEKSDKLSHLNDNISNESNSISYNNSDISDDNVSDFFASDEEKEHLKKGKNKFIGCQTIKEEVVKVLSNDNGSDDDDHNDDDNNSEDDNINDGNDNNDEGGDWINLNNFDKINLNINTDESFKETVACITTDYAMQNVLYQIGLNVITIDGYKINSIKLWGYFCTSCYFFMRTNNLLFCNKCGNNNLRKVNVHVDNNLKKLVVKIPQIRVNIKNTIFSIPKKKNNNNNKNKYENKLQIFREDELLIGGRKQFISHQKKLYESQKNINDPFNDDNFYDSTNCFIRTKLKSGKVAVLKNPKILVGGKKNVHRRKK, from the coding sequence ATGgagaagaaaaagaaatatatattagattCCAACAgtttaattaaatttaaagattttttattttataaatatgacTGTTATATAACTGAAGGGgtaataaaagaaataaaagatgagaattcaaaaaagaaattaatgaatattcttcctcttttaaaaattgaGAAACCAGAAGAAGtagatataaattttataagaTATTTTTCTAAGCTAACTGGAGATCTTAACTCATTAAGTTCTGTCGATATAGAAGTTATAGCATTAACATATATGCTTCATAGGAAATATGGAGATGTCACAAAATTAAGAGCAACACCTTTAGAAActatttataaatatgatgatgttgaatatgaatatgtgaagaatgttaataaaaatgataagaaaaaaaaaaaaaagaaaaataataaaataaatgaaatcCACTTTGATGATCATGATAAAGAGAAAGAAACAGATGATGAAAAGGAAACAGATGATGAGAAAGAAACAgatgatgaaaaagaaacatataatgaaaaaggaaatgatgatgaaaaagaaacatatgatgaaaaagaaacagatgataaaaaagaaacagatgatgaaaaagaaacatatgatgaaaaaaaaacaaatgatgaaaaggagcatgaaaatattaaaagagAAGATCATAATACAATACAAAATGGGGAAGgagaattattaaaagaaaaagaaatttacaaggaaaaattattacaaGTATGTAATGATAACAATATGagtgatgataataatcatgttgataaaaatgaaattaatTACTTTGAACATGATAAATGTTCACATGGAGATGATAACACCTCAGAAAAAAGTGATAAGCTCTCCcatttaaatgataatatatcaaatgAAAGTAATAGCatttcttataataatagtgaCATTTCTGATGACAATGTTAGCGATTTTTTTGCAAGTGACGAGGAAAAGGAACATTTGAAGAAAGGAAAGAATAAATTTATTGGTTGTCAAAcaataaaagaagaagTGGTAAAAGTATTGTCAAATGATAATGGCAGTGATGATGATGATcataatgatgatgataacAATAGTGAGGACGACAATATTAATGATGgtaatgataataatgatgagGGGGGTGATTGGATAAATCTTAACAACTTTgacaaaataaatttaaatattaatacaGATGAAAGTTTTAAAGAGACAGTTGCATGTATAACTACAGATTATGCAATGCAAAATGTGTTATATCAAATAGGATTAAATGTCATAACTATAGATGgttataaaataaattccATAAAATTATGGGGTTATTTTTGTACGTcttgttatttttttatgagaacaaataatttattattttgtaataaaTGTGGAAATAATAATCTAAGAAAAGTTAATGTTCAtgttgataataatttaaaaaagcTAGTTGTTAAAATCCCACAAATAAGAgttaatataaaaaatacaatttTTAGTATAcccaaaaaaaaaaataataacaataataaaaataaatatgaaaataaattacaAATTTTTAGAGAAGATGAACTGTTAATAGGAGGAAGAAAACAATTTATATCtcatcaaaaaaaattatatgaatcacaaaaaaatattaacgATCCTTttaatgatgataatttttatgattCAACAAATTGTTTTATTAGAACCAAACTGAAAAGTGGAAAAGTCGCTGTTTTGAAAAATCCAAAAATTCTGGTTGGggggaaaaaaaatgtcCACAGAAGgaagaaatga
- a CDS encoding hypothetical protein (conserved Plasmodium protein, unknown function) has protein sequence MNCVFFLCFYIFLSSVVHLKVPIENAPFVFNKKENDIKYFLDKETPDDLLLNNSYSLDITLENFPNPFFHPSLCNRYGLRFSYICDPNKILSRNIADQIEEILNYQRRNSKHYCVDKEVPYILGVALINKLPYGISADTFASQIFEYWKLSNKDCNDGVLLFFVKEDTHFILKWKKGAQSIINFRTATSMNKSFNQYIRKYSLEYSILSAVKLTSQYLTEEIIPPTQTAQKVVAFTIVIVVGLAYLAFILIVFADAQMDNK, from the exons atgaattgtgtcttttttttatgcTTCTATATTTTCCTCAGTTCCGTTGTTCATTTAAAGGTCCCTATAGAAAATGCTCCTTTTGTATTTAACAAGAAGGAAA atgatataaaatattttctgGATAAAGAAACACCGGATGATCTTTTATTAAACAATTCTTATTCATTAGATATAACATTAGAAAATTTCCCCAATCCTTTTTTTCACCCTTCCTTATGTAATAGATATGGATTAAGgttttcatatatatgtgaccctaataaaatattatcaagAAATATAGCTGATCAAATTGAGG AAATATTGAATTATCAAAGGCGAAATTCAAAACATTATTGTGTAGATAAAGAAGTCCCATACAT TTTAGGGGTAGCTCTAATAAATAAACTCCCCTATGGAATAAGTGCTGATACGTTTGCTTCTCAAATATTCGAATACTGGAAATTAAGTAACAAAGATTGTAATGATGGTGTTCTGCTTTTTTTTGTCAAAGAAGATAcacattttatattaaaatggaaaaaag GAGCTCAATcaataattaattttagAACAGCGACTTCTATGAATAAATCTTTTAATCAATATATACGAAAATATTCACTGGAATACTCTATTTTGAGCG CTGTAAAATTAACATCGCAA TATTTGACGGAGGAAATAATTCCACCAACACAAACTGCTCAAAA GGTTGTAGCGTTTACAATAGTAATTGTAGTTGGTTTAGCATATCTCgcatttatattaatag TTTTCGCGGATGCTCAGATggataataaataa
- a CDS encoding hypothetical protein (conserved Plasmodium protein, unknown function), producing the protein MKNKLWSSFVFKKGVVILCWPLSFNISRQSFFFCSYKNNVTIPHFFKKYSGKIVDINEKKTIFYDERKILERGKDVKYTLTSNVYNIDEKSFYKKLIRTYVDILLNSYKYPLHVQCLHILSMNLLKEKIRNVTQSKEHKRKNFDEIYNEYDEEDLNKFLVFINNLLSTNNYHDMIINNNIENIIKKINNFLNYKNVLYALFTLEHNKIIFQYAENVLINELQNCFINSYLNKNKDIYRFINKYGHDNIYIYIIEYAENLNILKKRFALVKNLYFNKEM; encoded by the exons atgaaaaataaattatgGTCGTCctttgtttttaaaaaaggtgttgtaatattatgttggcccttatcatttaatatatctcgtcaatcattttttttttgttcatataaaaataatgttaCCATTCCTCATTtcttcaaaaaatattcagGAAAAATAGttgatataaatgaaaagaaaacaattttttatgacgagagaaaaatattagaaaGAGGGAAGGATGTGAAATATACATTAACAAGTaatgtttataatattgatgaaaaaagtttttacaaaaaattGATAAGAACATATGTTGACATTCTTTTAAATTCTTATAAGTATCCTTTACATGTACAATGCTTACATATACTGa GTATGAATTTGCTCaaggaaaaaataagaaaCGTTACTCAGAGCAAAGAAcacaaaagaaaaaattttgatgagatttataatgaatatgatgaagaggacttaaataaatttttgGTATTTATTAATAACCTTTTATCaacaaataattatcatgatatgattattaataataatattgagaatataataaaaaaaataaataattttttaaattataaaaatgtattatatgCTTTATTTACCTTagaacataataaaataatatttcaatatgcagaaaatgtattaataaatgaacTGCAAAACTGTTTTATTAATTcttatttaaataaaaataaagacATTTATAgatttataaataaatatggacatgataatatatatatatatataatagaatatgctgaaaatttaaatattctaaaaaaaagatttgCTCTTGTcaaaaatttatatttcaaCAAGGAAATGTAA
- a CDS encoding CGI-141 protein-like protein — MFDQNKTAGLLLLFLGVVFGCIGVFLFFDKFFLFMSNLLFLIGLYFLVGLTKIIRFFMNRKKTTGSVCFVIGFLLILFNRTFFGFLFQSYGLYRLFFSFLPNILNFIKYSPFSFVLDLPGIKQVAEYISNYKKLPI, encoded by the coding sequence ATGTTTGATCAGAATAAGACAGCTGGATTgttacttttatttttaggAGTAGTATTTGGATGCATTGGagtatttttattttttgataagttttttttgtttatgtctaatttattatttttaataggtttatattttttagttggattaacaaaaataatcagattttttatgaatagaaaaaaaacaacaGGAAGTGTTTGTTTTGTAATAGGTTTTCtcttaatattatttaatagAACTTTTTTTGGCTTCTTATTTCAATCATATGGATTGTATagattatttttttcattcctgccaaatattttaaattttattaaatattctCCATTCAGTTTTGTATTAGATTTGCCAGGAATCAAGCAGGTCGCCGAATATATATCAAACTATAAAAAACTACcaatatga